In a single window of the Papaver somniferum cultivar HN1 unplaced genomic scaffold, ASM357369v1 unplaced-scaffold_93, whole genome shotgun sequence genome:
- the LOC113346110 gene encoding 26S proteasome non-ATPase regulatory subunit 6 homolog: MEGQEENQEKRLVLANKLSHLTHSDVSDIDKVRIREEILDAVKSDDMAPLYETLVSTNVLDMDSKLFESMRAKNAEELKKIDEKVADAEENLGESEVREAHLARSLFFIQIGDKEKALEQLKVTESKTVAVGQKMDLVFYTLQMGFFSMDFDLISKSIDKAKNLFDEGGDWERKNRLKVYEGLFCMSTRNFKKAADLFLDSISTFTTYELLSYDTFIFYTVLTSIISLDRVSLKQKVVDAPEILTVLGKIPHLSEFMNSLYDCQYKSFFIAFAGLTEQIKLDRYLHPHFRYYMREVRTVVYSQFLESYKSVTMEAMANAFGVTVEFIDLELSRFIAAGKLHCKIDKVAGVLETNRPDAKNALYQATIKQGDFLLNRIQKLSRVIDL, from the exons ATGGAAGGTCAAGAAgaaaatcaagagaagagattAGTGTTAGCTAACAAACTCTCCCACTTGACTCATTCTGATGTTTCCGACATCGACAAAGTTCGTATTCGTGAAGAAATTTTGGATGCTGTCAAATCAGATG ACATGGCTCCACTATATGAAACCCTTGTTTCAACTAATGTGTTAGACATGGATTCGAAGCTTTTCGAATCGATGCGTGCTAAAAATGCTGAAGAACTTAAGAAAATTGATGAAAA AGTTGCTGATGCTGAAGAGAACTTAGGTGAAAGCGAAGTTCGAGAAGCTCATTTAGCTAGATCCTTATTCTTTATTCAAATTGGTGATAAG GAAAAAGCATTGGAGCAGCTTAAGGTAACTGAAAGCAAAACAGTTGCCGTGGGACAAAAGATGGATTTAGTTTTCTATACCCTGCAGATGGGTTTTTTCAGCATGGATTTTGATCTCATCTCCAAAAGTATTGATAAGGCTAAGAA TTTGTTTGATGAGGGAGGTGATTGGGAAAGGAAGAATCGATTGAAGGTGTATGAAGGCTTGTTTTGCAtgtccacgaggaactttaagaAAGCTGCTGATCTGTTTCTTGATTCCATATCTACCTTCACAACTTATGAGCTTTTATCCTATGACACTTTCATCTTTTACACCGTCCTTACTAGCATTATATCACTAGACAGAGTTTCTTTGAAACAGAAG GTGGTTGATGCCCCAGAAATCCTAACTGTGCTAGGGAAGATTCCACATCTCTCAGAATTTATGAACTCTCTGTATGATTGCCAGTACAAGTCGTTCTTCATAGCATTTG CTGGCTTAACCGAGCAAATCAAATTAGACCGCTATCTACATCCTCATTTTCGGTATTACATGAGGGAAGTCCGAACTGTTGTCTACTCTCAGTTTCTGGAATCTTACAAGAGTGTAACAATGGAAGCAATGGCGAATGCTTTTGGAGTGACAGTTGAATTCATTGATCT GGAACTTTCTCGGTTTATTGCAGCAGGGAAACTACACTGCAAGATAGATAAAGTTGCTGGAGTTTTAGAAACAAACAGACCTGATGCAAAGAATGCACTCTACCAAGCAACCATCAAGCAAGGAGACTTCCTTCTGAACAGGATCCAGAAGTTGTCTCGAGTGATTGATCTGTGA
- the LOC113346115 gene encoding uncharacterized protein LOC113346115: MYTRWITGSGEQISVWNDAWIKEKPLKEIYEEDEYMTQSRNMKFAYLIVDECIREHYQKVAWARYVWNPTFHPTTTSNVWEIVRGICSTDEKMKSKGYNLASKCYMCGADTDNLEHILWYCDFSQLVCKWLGGIFLFCNPESYEDVMNFAKHKSGAVKDIWLLVASITMMELWFLRNKICFEEEKVDLGKFKRRIIQYTKDCAVRIKSFIWDCSYDYMVFKIFDLKHQPIKSQRIIEMRFFLPARNQILICCDGASRGNPGATGCGFVCRDDRRVFIYVESTCLGIATNYIAELMTITGAVEWAIQNNKLDICINSDSKAAVNAYSSGRLSWFMQVRWERIKEFINNIQIVHRLREVNFTAESMAKKGAGLVRGGGGGTLF, from the exons ATGTATACTAGATGGATCACCGGCTCTGGTGAGCAAATTTCAGTATGGAATGATGCTTGGATTAAAGAAAAACCACTTAAGGAGATTTACGAGGAGGATGAATATATGACGCAGAGCAGAAACATGAAATTTGCATATTTGATTGTTGATG AATGTATAAGAGAGCATTATCAGAAAGTGGCATGGGCAAGATATGTTTGGAATCCTACATTTCATCCAACAACAACAAGCAATGTATGGGAGATAGTGAGGGGCATATGTTCAACTGATGAAAAAATGAAGAGTAAAGGATACAATTTAGCTTCAAAATGCTATATGTGTGGTGCTGATACTGATAACCTTGAACATATATTATGGTATTGCGATTTCAGTCAGTTAGTATGCAAATGGCTAGGAGGAATCTTCTTGTTCTGCAATCCAGAATCATATGAAGATGTTATGAATTTTGCCAAACATAAGAGTGGAGCTGTAAAAGATATCTGGTTACTTGTTGCTTCCATTACAATGATGGAACTATGGTTCTTAAGGAACAAAATTTGTTTTGAAGAAGAGAAAGTAGACCTGGGGAAATTCAAGAGAAGAATAATACAGTACACAAAAGACTGTGCAGTGAGAATAAAGAGCTTCATCTGGGACTGTAGCTACGATTACATGGTTTTTAAGATTTTTGATCTGAAACATCAACCAATAAAGTCTCAAAGGATTATAGAAATGAGATTCTTCTTACCTGCAAGAAACCAAATACTcatatgttgtgatggagcatcTAGGGGTAATCCAGGTGCAACGGGATGTGGTTTTGTTTGCAGAGATGATAGGAGAGTTTTTATATATGTTGAATCTACATGCCTGGGGATTGCAACTAATTACATTGCAGAATTAATGACTATTACAGGTGCAGTTGAATGGGCTATACAGAATAATAAGCTTGACATATGCATCAACTCTGATTCTAAAGCAGCAGTGAATGCATATTCATCTGGAAGACTGTCTTGGTTTATGCAGGTAAGATGGGAGAGAATAAAGGAGTTCATAAATAATATCCAAATTGTACATAGGTTGAGAGAAGTCAATTTCACTGCTGAATCCATGGCAAAGAAGGGTGCAGGCTTGgtgagaggggggggggggggaactcTGTTTTAA